Proteins encoded together in one Cardiocondyla obscurior isolate alpha-2009 linkage group LG07, Cobs3.1, whole genome shotgun sequence window:
- the LOC139104352 gene encoding uncharacterized protein, giving the protein MAVTQDVVNGDCTSPAFFVAAEILVQNERILSSFYVDDVLTGADTVAEARQARDEIINILKLGQFQLDKWVSNCEALIPGRAGRNDRAVTFDGEQTTKVLGVWWDPVADEFRFAGGGGFNRKSITKRVVLAEVAGLFDPIGFLGPTTVVAKMLLQEMWQLKLEWDESLPQEIHQRWVEFKNQLTCLTEIRIPRGVKKAGASEMELHGFCDASERAYGACVYVRTGGRSGRPRVALLASKSRVAPVRAVSLPRLELSAAKLLAELTQKIRIAIGDRQCKQFLWTDSMVALHWIVSSSRKWNAFVANRVGEIQRITEIASWRHVPSAENPADILSRGRALKDLAHDSLWWTGSKFLRLPAGQWPTTRATDTAGIEIPERKNIVTATANIKTCIVHKLMQRISSITKIARIVAYCMRFKRNRRDCGGKTIRPGELKVALIIIVRCVQRVEFADEYAALAEERALPSSSHILSLTPFINEFGVIRVGGRLRNLEIPYEVQQPGLGPLMWTLGRVIQTHPGSDGIVRAATLKTKGGTVTRPTVKLAVLLFDGNTQTDAR; this is encoded by the exons ATGGCAGTTACGCAGGATGTCGTGAACGGTGATTGCACCTCGCCcgccttcttcgtcgcggccgagattcTCGTCCAGAATG AGCGCATTCTAAGTAGTTTCTACGTCGACGACGTGCTCACCGGAGCCGACACCGTGGCGGAGGCTAGGCAAGCGCGAGACgaaattataaacattttaaaattggGACAATTCCAGTTGGACAAATGGGTGTCCAACTGCGAGGCGCTGATTCCGGGGCGCGCCGGGCGAAACGATAGAGCCGTAACGTTCGATGGGGAGCAGACGACTAAGGTACTCGGAGTATGGTGGGACCCGGTGGCCGACGAGTTCCGCTTCGCCGGGGGCGGCGGATTTAATCGCAAGTCGATCACGAAACGCGTCGTTCTCGCGGAGGTCGCTGGATTGTTCGACCCCATAGGTTTTTTAGGACCGACAACTGTAGTAGCAAAAATGCTGCTACAGGAAATGTGGCAATTAAAACTGGAATGGGATGAATCTCTGCCGCAGGAGATTCATCAGCGCTGGGTGGAGTTTAAAAACCAATTGACGTGTTTGACGGAGATCCGTATACCGCGAGGTGTCAAGAAGGCGGGCGCGAGCGAGATGGAACTACACGGATTTTGcgacgcgagcgagagagcgtaTGGGGCGTGCGTTTACGTGCGCACGGGCGGGCGATCCGGACGGCCTAGGGTGGCCCTATTGGCCTCGAAATCACGAGTCGCGCCGGTCAGGGCAGTGTCGCTGCCGCGTCTGGAGTTAAGTGCGGCGAAACTTCTGGCCGAATTAACTCAGAAAATACGTATCGCGATCGGAGATAGACAATGTAAGCAATTTCTGTGGACGGATTCAATGGTCGCGTTACATTGGATTGTGTCGTCGTCGAGAAAATGGAACGCGTTCGTAGCAAACAGGGTCGGCGAGATACAGCGAATTACGGAGATCGCGAGTTGGCGGCACGTGCCGTCCGCTGAAAATCCCGCCGACATACTATCCCGCGGCAGAGCATTAAAGGATTTAGCACACGATTCGCTTTGGTGGACCGGGTCGAAGTTCCTGCGTTTACCGGCTGGGCAGTGGCCGACCACGCGAGCGACCGATACAGCGGGTATCGAAATACCGGAGCGAAAGAATATTGTGACGGCCACAGCAAATATAAAAACCTGTATCGTGCACAAGTTAATGCAGCGAATTTCAAGCATAACGAAAATAGCGCGTATCGTTGCATATTGCATGCGATTCAAGCGAAACAGGCGCGACTGCGGGGGCAAGACGATTCGCCCCGGCGAACTAAAGGtagcattaataataattgtacgcTGCGTGCAGCGCGTAGAATTCGCGGACGAATATGCGGCGTTAGCCGAGGAACGAGCGCTGCCAAGTTCTAGCCACATTTTGTCGTTAACGCCGTTCATCAACGAATTCGGCGTGATACGGGTAGGAGGCCGGTTACGGAACTTGGAAATACCGTACGAGGTACAGCAGCCGGGACTAGGACCGCTGATGTGGACGCTGGGCCGTGTGATCCAGACTCATCCTGGGTCTGACGGGATCGTCCGAGCCGCGACATTAAAAACGAAGGGAGGAACAGTCACGCGGCCGACTGTAAAACTCGCTGTGCTTTTATTCGACGGGAATACACAGACAGacgcgcgataa